The following coding sequences lie in one Amycolatopsis cihanbeyliensis genomic window:
- a CDS encoding helix-turn-helix domain-containing protein, whose translation MKADLSNRHADDLPAPSNFQRRSSSPAPTRADYSRSRSVAPRPRPSAEPAAGAGRASKLWASLSNGLAEQFRPHVDRMARDMVQEIQRAIPEYQQPLEGPFGEIMTQGIEQAILHCVDTIKDPSAPAENWVHVFRQLGKVEFNEGRSLDCLQTAYRVGGRVAWRHVAEFAHARGVSTDELCRAAEAIFAYVDEISALSIQGYTEARTRAAGMTARRKRRLLEMILASPPASPQAISGLAAAARWTLPEWVTMVALEPRPDQHKLITPAVHDEVLLDLESAEPCMLTTDPERDLGQLESELHGWRAAVGPTVRLSDARISLRWARRALGLVHRGAIEDAPVTRCDDHLATMWLLTDEFLVRQLSARSLAPFDGLTTKQRARLSETLLAWLQSRGSAPELAAKLNVHPQTIRYRMHQLENLFGDKLTDADARLEMEIALRAERLTSKP comes from the coding sequence ATGAAGGCGGACCTGAGTAACCGACATGCGGACGACCTACCGGCACCGAGCAACTTCCAGCGGCGGTCGTCGAGTCCCGCACCCACCCGAGCGGACTACAGCCGATCACGTTCCGTAGCACCCCGCCCTCGCCCCTCCGCGGAGCCCGCGGCCGGCGCGGGGCGGGCCAGCAAGCTGTGGGCCTCGCTGTCCAACGGCCTCGCCGAGCAGTTCCGGCCCCATGTGGACCGGATGGCGCGGGACATGGTCCAGGAGATCCAGCGCGCCATCCCGGAGTACCAGCAGCCGCTGGAGGGCCCGTTCGGTGAGATCATGACCCAGGGCATCGAACAGGCGATCCTGCACTGCGTCGACACCATCAAGGACCCTTCCGCTCCCGCCGAGAACTGGGTGCACGTGTTTCGCCAACTCGGCAAGGTGGAGTTCAACGAAGGTCGCAGCCTGGACTGCCTGCAGACGGCCTACCGGGTCGGCGGCAGGGTCGCCTGGCGGCATGTCGCCGAGTTCGCGCACGCACGCGGTGTCTCCACCGACGAGCTGTGCCGGGCCGCGGAGGCGATCTTCGCCTATGTCGACGAGATCTCGGCGCTGTCCATCCAGGGCTACACGGAGGCGCGAACCCGCGCGGCCGGGATGACCGCGCGGCGCAAGCGACGGTTGCTGGAGATGATCCTGGCCAGCCCGCCCGCCTCCCCGCAGGCCATCTCCGGCCTGGCCGCGGCCGCCCGCTGGACCTTGCCGGAATGGGTCACCATGGTGGCCCTGGAGCCGCGGCCGGACCAGCACAAGCTGATCACACCGGCGGTGCACGACGAGGTGCTGCTCGATCTGGAGAGCGCCGAGCCGTGCATGCTGACCACCGACCCGGAGCGCGACCTGGGACAGCTCGAATCGGAACTGCACGGCTGGCGAGCCGCCGTGGGCCCGACCGTGCGGCTGAGTGACGCCCGCATCTCGTTGCGCTGGGCTCGGCGCGCCCTCGGCCTGGTACATCGGGGCGCCATCGAGGACGCACCGGTCACCCGATGTGACGATCACCTGGCCACGATGTGGCTGCTCACCGACGAGTTCCTGGTTCGGCAACTGAGCGCGCGCAGTCTCGCGCCGTTCGACGGGCTCACCACCAAGCAACGGGCGCGACTGAGCGAGACCTTGCTGGCCTGGCTGCAGTCCCGCGGCAGCGCCCCGGAACTCGCCGCCAAGCTCAACGTGCACCCACAAACAATCCGCTATCGGATGCACCAGCTGGAGAATCTGTTCGGCGACAAGCTGACCGACGCGGACGCCCGGCTGGAGATGGAGATCGCGCTGCGGGCGGAGCGGCTCACCAGCAAGCCCTGA
- a CDS encoding alpha/beta fold hydrolase has protein sequence MTEYLSIPTPAGSFDAIAAGPADGRPVLLLHGFPEAAIEWEHQLAVLGAREYRAVAPDQRGYSPGVRPERPAEYAMEDLVGDVLAIAAELGWHRFDLVGHDWGGAVAWWTAAEHPERVRTLTAVSTPHPAALAEALRTDEDQQLRSGYLTEWRQTRVTEQRMLDNDGEALRRMFEWRVPDSHVEEYLRRLFEPGALTAALNWYRAGRPDGRIDTVPVPTMYVWGTEDVAFGSTAALATERWVTGPYRFEMLEDVTHWVPEEAADAMAALLLEHLRST, from the coding sequence ATGACCGAGTACCTCAGCATTCCCACCCCGGCCGGCAGCTTCGACGCGATCGCGGCCGGGCCGGCGGACGGCAGGCCGGTCCTGCTGCTGCACGGCTTCCCGGAGGCGGCGATCGAGTGGGAGCACCAGCTCGCGGTGCTCGGTGCGCGCGAGTACCGCGCGGTGGCACCGGACCAGCGGGGTTACTCGCCCGGGGTGCGCCCGGAGCGGCCTGCCGAGTACGCGATGGAGGACCTGGTCGGCGACGTGCTCGCGATCGCGGCCGAGCTGGGTTGGCACCGGTTCGACCTGGTGGGGCACGACTGGGGCGGGGCCGTGGCCTGGTGGACGGCCGCGGAGCACCCCGAGCGGGTGCGCACGCTCACCGCGGTCTCCACCCCGCATCCGGCGGCGCTGGCCGAGGCGCTGCGTACCGACGAGGACCAGCAACTACGCTCGGGCTACCTCACCGAGTGGCGGCAGACCAGGGTCACCGAGCAACGGATGCTGGACAACGACGGCGAGGCACTGCGCCGGATGTTCGAGTGGCGGGTGCCGGACAGCCATGTCGAGGAGTACCTGCGACGGCTGTTCGAGCCGGGCGCGCTCACCGCCGCGCTGAACTGGTATCGCGCGGGCAGGCCGGACGGCAGGATCGACACTGTTCCGGTGCCCACGATGTACGTGTGGGGCACGGAGGACGTGGCCTTCGGCTCGACCGCGGCGCTGGCGACCGAGCGCTGGGTGACCGGCCCCTACCGGTTCGAGATGCTGGAGGATGTCACCCACTGGGTGCCGGAGGAGGCCGCCGACGCCATGGCGGCCTTACTGCTGGAGCACCTCAGGAGTACCTGA
- a CDS encoding alpha/beta fold hydrolase, producing the protein MPTSEYDAVLHGSNLHFWEYVPDGTGSGENDTRSDEDVLVLLHGIAGSGQTWMPLLAELERRRFGHRVLVPDLPGHGESASAGGDYSVGAFANTVRDLLLLLDHQHATVLGHSLGGGVAMQFAYQFPEMCGRLGLVGSGGLGPEVTVVLRATSLPGAKLTLRLTVNRATLALTRGLARVARKLGLRMSAEGRELAHHLASLADPRRRTAFVHTARNLIDLRGQRVSATDRLYLAASVPTLVAWGNRDWLIPASHAHRATVLMPGAQVQMFNGAKHFPHVSATERFAEVLVDFLAGTTAARLKIEELRSLLLDDPEIDAHIADPTASPR; encoded by the coding sequence ATGCCCACCAGCGAGTACGACGCCGTGCTGCACGGCAGCAACCTGCACTTCTGGGAGTACGTTCCGGATGGGACCGGGAGCGGGGAGAACGACACCCGCAGCGACGAGGACGTGCTGGTGTTGCTGCACGGGATCGCCGGCAGCGGGCAGACCTGGATGCCACTGCTGGCCGAGTTGGAGCGCAGGCGGTTCGGCCACCGGGTGCTCGTGCCCGATCTGCCGGGGCACGGGGAATCGGCGAGCGCCGGTGGCGACTACTCGGTGGGAGCGTTCGCCAACACCGTCCGCGACCTGCTCCTGCTGCTCGACCACCAGCACGCGACGGTGCTCGGGCACTCGCTCGGCGGTGGGGTGGCCATGCAGTTCGCCTACCAGTTCCCGGAGATGTGCGGGCGGCTCGGCCTGGTCGGCAGCGGCGGCCTCGGCCCCGAGGTCACCGTGGTGCTGCGGGCCACCTCCCTGCCCGGCGCCAAGCTGACCCTGCGGCTCACGGTCAACCGGGCGACGCTGGCGCTGACCAGGGGACTGGCCCGGGTCGCGCGCAAGCTCGGCCTGCGCATGTCCGCCGAAGGCAGGGAACTGGCCCACCATCTCGCCTCGCTGGCCGACCCGCGGCGGCGGACCGCCTTCGTGCACACCGCGCGTAACCTGATCGACCTGCGTGGCCAGCGGGTGAGCGCCACGGACCGGCTGTACCTGGCCGCCAGCGTGCCGACGCTGGTCGCGTGGGGTAACCGGGACTGGCTCATCCCCGCCTCGCACGCGCACCGTGCCACCGTGCTGATGCCAGGGGCACAGGTGCAGATGTTCAACGGGGCCAAACATTTCCCCCATGTGTCCGCGACCGAGCGGTTCGCCGAGGTACTGGTCGACTTCCTGGCGGGCACCACGGCGGCACGGTTGAAGATTGAAGAACTCAGGTCGCTACTGCTCGACGACCCTGAGATCGATGCGCACATCGCCGACCCGACCGCGAGCCCACGTTGA
- a CDS encoding SAM-dependent methyltransferase, with protein sequence MTDLAGGTGPELARAGRIRDYLLGDGHNLAVDRRLAAALETAVPDIRQVIRLNRGFLHRAMRSLLAADIGQFLDLGSSVLAAGNVREVVRRSGHGCRIVHVDADPITVRQGRSLLNGAKDAVVVQADPADAGRVFDHPDTARMLDPGRPIGVIMVDLLHFVPDAMGPAAVVAEYRRRIAPGSRVVLSHFTGDHWPTHLTRSTVEVMSRSGDPIRPRSYEEVVAMLAGFELVEPGVVGVGEWHPERRLDPVEERAAAGLYAAVARVP encoded by the coding sequence ATGACGGATCTCGCGGGTGGAACGGGCCCGGAACTCGCCAGGGCAGGACGGATTCGTGACTACCTGCTCGGGGACGGCCACAACCTGGCCGTGGACCGCAGGCTCGCCGCGGCGCTGGAGACCGCCGTGCCGGACATCCGGCAGGTGATCCGGCTGAACCGGGGCTTCCTGCACCGTGCGATGCGTTCCCTGCTCGCGGCCGACATCGGGCAGTTCCTCGATCTCGGGTCGAGCGTGCTGGCCGCGGGCAATGTCCGCGAGGTCGTGCGGCGGTCGGGTCACGGCTGCCGGATCGTCCACGTGGACGCCGATCCGATCACCGTGCGGCAGGGCAGGTCGCTGCTGAACGGTGCGAAGGACGCGGTGGTGGTGCAGGCCGACCCCGCGGACGCGGGCCGGGTGTTCGATCATCCGGACACCGCCCGCATGCTGGACCCGGGACGGCCGATCGGCGTGATCATGGTCGACCTGTTGCATTTCGTTCCGGACGCGATGGGGCCGGCTGCCGTCGTGGCCGAGTACCGGCGGCGGATCGCGCCCGGCAGCCGGGTGGTGCTGTCCCACTTCACCGGCGACCACTGGCCCACGCACCTCACCCGTAGCACGGTCGAGGTGATGTCCCGCAGCGGGGATCCGATCCGGCCCCGTTCCTACGAGGAGGTGGTGGCGATGCTCGCCGGATTCGAACTGGTCGAACCCGGCGTGGTCGGCGTCGGGGAGTGGCACCCGGAGCGTCGACTGGATCCGGTCGAGGAGCGGGCGGCCGCGGGCCTGTATGCCGCCGTGGCGCGGGTACCATGA
- a CDS encoding alpha/beta fold hydrolase: MRRPGNQYTDRKPAWWRRALAVGLVTLGVGTALTPAQPPATASEAACTELDIELTVALLLPATMHGRLCVPAEPTNTVQLLIPGGTFNSTYWDPPAVPGVRSFRGAMNEAGYATLTVDRLGTGRSTVPLGVTLTAIQQAELMHRVVQRLRAGAFGPRFDKVIIGGHSLGAAISLIEAATFRDVDGVLLTGLAHRIDPVNVATAFATFYPAMLDPKFGGDIVDPLYLTTQPNTREESFHRPGRADPDAVALDEATKDVFSVTEAADGIGVAYVTPYSLLVDVPVLLALGGHDPLLCSPLAIDCTSAETVYRAEAPYFSPAARLRTYVLPGDYGHAFNYAPNADHFHAEVVDWAGATIGR; encoded by the coding sequence TTGCGACGCCCCGGCAATCAGTACACCGACCGGAAACCCGCGTGGTGGCGGCGTGCCCTGGCCGTCGGCCTGGTCACGCTCGGGGTCGGCACCGCGCTGACTCCCGCGCAACCTCCGGCCACCGCGAGCGAAGCCGCCTGTACGGAACTGGACATCGAGCTGACCGTGGCGTTGCTGCTGCCCGCGACCATGCACGGCAGGCTGTGCGTACCCGCGGAACCGACGAACACGGTGCAGTTGCTCATTCCGGGCGGCACGTTCAACAGCACCTACTGGGATCCGCCTGCCGTTCCCGGGGTGCGCTCCTTCCGCGGCGCGATGAACGAGGCCGGCTACGCTACCTTGACGGTCGACCGGCTCGGCACCGGGCGCAGCACCGTCCCGCTCGGCGTCACGCTGACCGCGATCCAGCAGGCCGAGCTGATGCACCGGGTGGTACAGCGGCTGCGAGCCGGAGCCTTCGGGCCGCGCTTCGACAAGGTGATCATCGGCGGCCACTCGCTCGGCGCGGCGATCAGCCTGATCGAGGCCGCTACCTTCCGCGACGTGGACGGGGTGTTGCTCACCGGGCTGGCGCACCGCATCGACCCGGTGAACGTCGCCACGGCCTTCGCCACGTTCTATCCGGCCATGCTCGATCCGAAGTTCGGCGGTGACATCGTGGATCCGCTGTACCTGACCACCCAACCGAACACCAGGGAGGAGTCCTTCCACCGGCCGGGGCGGGCGGACCCGGACGCGGTCGCGCTGGACGAGGCGACCAAGGACGTCTTCTCGGTGACCGAGGCGGCCGACGGGATCGGGGTGGCCTACGTGACCCCGTACTCGTTGCTGGTGGATGTTCCGGTGCTGCTCGCGCTCGGCGGGCATGACCCGTTGCTCTGCTCCCCGCTGGCCATCGACTGCACCTCCGCGGAGACGGTGTACCGGGCCGAGGCGCCGTATTTCTCCCCCGCCGCGCGGTTGCGGACCTATGTGCTGCCGGGCGATTACGGGCATGCCTTCAACTACGCGCCCAACGCCGACCACTTCCATGCCGAGGTCGTGGACTGGGCGGGCGCGACGATCGGGCGCTGA
- a CDS encoding DoxX family protein yields the protein MSVVATILSILLTLTFLGVGAGKLAGIEQMKQSADHLGVSPALNRTIGVLELAAAAGLIAGFWLQSLGLAASIGLVLLMVGAVYYHAKAKDPVSRLVPPAGLGVLAVVNAVLLGLT from the coding sequence GTGTCTGTTGTCGCCACGATCCTGTCCATCCTGCTGACGCTCACTTTTCTCGGTGTGGGTGCGGGAAAGCTTGCCGGGATCGAACAGATGAAGCAGTCGGCCGACCATTTGGGTGTCTCACCCGCCCTCAACCGAACGATCGGCGTGCTCGAGTTGGCCGCGGCCGCCGGCCTGATCGCCGGTTTCTGGCTCCAGTCTCTCGGCCTTGCCGCGTCGATCGGTCTGGTGCTGCTGATGGTCGGTGCGGTCTACTATCACGCGAAAGCCAAAGACCCGGTCTCCCGCCTCGTGCCGCCCGCGGGGCTTGGCGTGCTCGCGGTCGTCAACGCCGTGCTGCTCGGCCTGACCTGA
- a CDS encoding putative bifunctional diguanylate cyclase/phosphodiesterase: MTLSLSGDLSASAGVPEPRGTDVRWRAKLARKWARRLGTGEPSGLGAEELEPRLAELVDRLCAIVTGDPFAADQAVGLGAGLAELDRAGETTLRCTLDVLGKNLLRGLGPRREGDLAERVLAVLAALAAGYSGALRSSTTELQESNLVESLRQARGHLESTKAQFDELFIRSASGVAITDLDGRLLRTNEAFQRILDRSAAELTELTLFEVVQRPEAEALRECWQDLLGGMPQPLRQWRTLMRSDGEAVLANLSISLLRDGEGRPDRYVTIVEDDTDLALLQNRMSHQSLHDMTTALPNRQFFTSYLEKALGRADPTTGVTVYHLDLDAFSLVADGLGRQVGDQLLRWVADRLRQVFADEESMVARFSGDEFAVAVENAPGGPDVVSTVARINEALAEPVYLDGRGVAASASIGVVHHPPRDIAPEELLRAADTTLRRARRNGCRQWELFDAGQDLADRERFSLAASMPGAWETGQIRPVYVPIVDLAQGTVVGIEAMLRWDHPEFGALPHEKCVELAERTGLTLPLGTWLMKLACERIGESGDLPFSVNLTPNQAVDPDLVSNVLRALEDSGMHPHRLRLVFPLRELVTERGEAADNLRVLADVGVCIVVRDFDGGLADLTCLEDLPVCAVRLARRLVDRLAPSTGRFQVAEVLGDLVRLMHSAGVLVVIDGVETAEQAAWWRDIGADRALGGRYAPAGPVDDPTALLP; the protein is encoded by the coding sequence ATGACTTTGTCGCTCTCCGGCGATCTTTCCGCGTCGGCAGGCGTACCGGAGCCACGCGGTACCGATGTCCGGTGGCGGGCGAAGCTCGCCCGCAAGTGGGCCCGGCGGCTCGGCACGGGCGAACCCTCCGGGCTCGGCGCGGAGGAACTGGAGCCGCGGCTGGCCGAACTGGTCGACCGGCTGTGCGCGATCGTGACCGGTGACCCCTTCGCCGCCGACCAGGCGGTCGGGCTCGGTGCCGGCCTTGCCGAGCTGGACCGCGCCGGTGAAACCACCCTGCGCTGCACCCTGGACGTGCTCGGCAAGAACCTGTTGCGCGGGCTCGGGCCGCGCCGGGAGGGTGACCTGGCCGAGCGGGTGCTCGCCGTGCTCGCGGCACTGGCCGCCGGCTACAGCGGTGCCCTGCGTTCCTCCACGACCGAGTTGCAGGAGAGCAACCTGGTGGAGAGCCTGCGCCAGGCCCGAGGCCACCTGGAGTCGACCAAGGCACAGTTCGACGAGCTGTTCATCCGCTCGGCGAGCGGGGTGGCGATCACCGATCTGGACGGCAGGCTGCTGCGCACGAACGAGGCCTTCCAGCGGATACTGGACCGTTCCGCCGCCGAGCTCACCGAGCTCACCCTGTTCGAGGTGGTTCAGCGGCCGGAAGCCGAGGCGTTGCGGGAGTGCTGGCAGGACCTGCTGGGCGGGATGCCGCAGCCGTTGCGGCAGTGGCGCACGCTGATGCGCAGCGACGGCGAGGCGGTGCTGGCGAACCTGTCGATCTCGCTGCTGCGGGACGGCGAGGGCAGGCCGGACCGGTACGTCACGATCGTCGAGGACGACACCGACCTGGCGTTGCTGCAGAACCGGATGAGTCACCAGTCCCTGCACGATATGACCACCGCGTTGCCGAACCGGCAGTTCTTCACCTCGTACCTGGAGAAGGCGCTCGGCAGGGCCGACCCGACGACCGGGGTGACCGTCTACCACCTGGATCTGGACGCCTTCTCGCTGGTCGCCGACGGGCTCGGCAGGCAGGTGGGGGACCAGTTGCTGCGCTGGGTAGCAGATCGGTTGCGCCAGGTGTTCGCCGACGAGGAGTCGATGGTCGCCAGGTTCAGCGGTGACGAGTTCGCGGTGGCCGTGGAGAACGCGCCCGGTGGCCCGGACGTGGTGAGCACGGTGGCCAGGATCAACGAGGCGCTCGCGGAGCCGGTGTATCTGGACGGCCGCGGGGTGGCCGCCTCCGCATCCATCGGGGTGGTGCACCACCCGCCACGGGACATCGCGCCGGAGGAGTTGCTGCGCGCCGCCGATACGACCCTGCGCAGGGCACGCCGCAACGGGTGCAGGCAGTGGGAGTTGTTCGACGCGGGCCAGGATCTTGCCGACCGCGAGCGGTTCAGCCTGGCCGCTTCGATGCCGGGGGCATGGGAGACCGGGCAGATCAGACCGGTGTACGTCCCGATCGTCGATCTCGCGCAGGGCACGGTGGTCGGAATCGAGGCGATGCTGCGCTGGGACCACCCCGAGTTCGGCGCGCTGCCGCACGAGAAGTGCGTCGAGTTGGCCGAGCGGACCGGGCTGACGCTGCCGCTCGGCACCTGGCTGATGAAGCTGGCGTGCGAGCGGATCGGCGAGTCCGGCGACCTGCCGTTCAGCGTGAACCTCACACCCAACCAGGCGGTCGACCCGGACCTGGTCAGCAACGTGTTGCGGGCACTGGAGGACAGCGGGATGCATCCGCACCGGTTGCGCCTGGTCTTCCCGCTGCGCGAGTTGGTGACCGAGCGCGGCGAGGCGGCGGACAACCTGCGGGTGCTCGCCGACGTCGGCGTCTGCATCGTGGTGCGCGACTTCGACGGCGGCCTCGCCGACCTGACCTGCCTGGAGGACCTCCCGGTGTGTGCCGTGCGGCTGGCCAGGCGGCTGGTCGACCGGCTGGCCCCGAGCACCGGCCGGTTCCAGGTCGCCGAGGTGCTCGGCGACCTGGTGCGGCTGATGCACTCGGCGGGCGTGCTCGTGGTGATCGACGGGGTGGAGACGGCCGAGCAGGCCGCCTGGTGGCGGGACATCGGCGCCGACCGGGCCCTCGGCGGCCGGTACGCCCCCGCGGGCCCGGTCGACGACCCCACCGCCCTGTTGCCGTGA
- a CDS encoding ATP-binding protein, whose amino-acid sequence MPSAMNCADLFVRFTLAEWSLRPIQEDAANTVRGFVSAVVDKSDERSPTFITVRLRVSGAYLVVEVHDDQAIERPAVRELPLPSGVTAEAVPLPRREARRSLVDEQMQGQNVEVDPHLVRRVLTGLTRSSDEQ is encoded by the coding sequence ATGCCGAGCGCCATGAACTGCGCCGACTTGTTCGTTCGGTTCACCCTCGCCGAATGGTCCCTGCGGCCGATACAGGAGGACGCGGCGAACACGGTGCGTGGGTTCGTCTCGGCGGTCGTCGACAAATCCGATGAGCGGTCGCCCACGTTCATCACGGTCCGGTTACGGGTGAGCGGTGCCTACCTGGTGGTCGAGGTACATGACGACCAGGCGATCGAGCGGCCCGCGGTCCGTGAACTGCCACTGCCCTCCGGGGTCACCGCGGAGGCGGTCCCGCTACCGCGGCGGGAGGCGCGGCGGTCGCTGGTCGATGAGCAGATGCAGGGCCAGAACGTCGAGGTCGACCCGCACCTGGTGCGCAGGGTGCTGACCGGGCTGACCCGATCCTCCGACGAGCAGTGA
- a CDS encoding SAM-dependent methyltransferase has product MTENLAWTPAEIDIAVPNVARVYDFLLGGAHNFESDRTLADKIEQSMPGVRDVVRLNRSFLRRAVLFMVESGIRQFLDIGSGIPTVGNVHEVAQQADPECRVVYVDKEPVAVRHSGALLAGNDRAMAVEADVCSPGEVLGDPAVLSMLDFDQPVGLLNLLLWHFIPDEADPPGLLAGYRNALAPGSYLAITHTTYDSEPDELRGAVDEVRRRSKQQAFPRTYDEITALFDGYELVEPGVVGCAAWRPGGPGDFSEHPSSNARLYAGVGRKPQP; this is encoded by the coding sequence GTGACCGAGAATCTGGCGTGGACTCCTGCCGAGATCGATATAGCCGTGCCCAACGTCGCCAGGGTGTACGACTTCCTGCTGGGAGGTGCGCACAATTTCGAGTCGGACCGGACGCTGGCCGACAAGATCGAACAGAGTATGCCCGGCGTGCGTGACGTGGTCCGACTGAACCGTTCCTTCCTGCGCAGAGCCGTGCTTTTCATGGTCGAGTCCGGCATTCGCCAGTTTCTCGACATCGGCTCGGGTATCCCGACGGTCGGCAACGTGCACGAGGTCGCCCAGCAGGCGGATCCGGAGTGCCGGGTGGTCTATGTGGACAAGGAACCGGTCGCCGTGCGGCACAGCGGTGCGCTACTGGCCGGCAACGACCGGGCCATGGCGGTCGAGGCCGACGTGTGCTCGCCAGGGGAGGTGCTCGGCGACCCGGCCGTGCTGTCGATGCTGGATTTCGACCAGCCGGTTGGCCTGCTCAACCTGTTGCTGTGGCACTTCATTCCGGACGAGGCCGATCCACCGGGCCTGCTCGCCGGTTACCGGAACGCGCTCGCGCCGGGCAGCTACCTCGCCATCACGCACACCACCTACGACAGTGAACCGGATGAGTTGCGCGGGGCGGTCGACGAGGTACGGCGGCGCAGCAAGCAGCAGGCGTTCCCGCGCACCTACGACGAGATCACCGCGCTGTTCGACGGCTACGAGCTGGTCGAGCCAGGGGTGGTCGGTTGCGCGGCCTGGCGACCAGGCGGTCCGGGGGACTTCTCCGAGCACCCGAGCTCGAACGCCCGCCTGTACGCGGGCGTCGGCCGCAAACCGCAACCATGA
- a CDS encoding FAD-binding oxidoreductase, giving the protein MTYRSWGDPALPDDCDIPAEVVTVGRVARDVLSVVLRPSRRWRGFGAGQYVRLAARVEGARRTRCYPLAGSQHRADGRIELAVQVGGNRCLSRHLERVRPGAVLELSRARGGFTLPKRRPRHLLLIGAECGIVPLLSMLRTLADECHTGAVALLHYAGADGEVPYREELVRLRDTCPGFQVSYAHPDRHGPFSPAHLLAAAPWYPEAETYLCAGAVLNDAVRRMYRDTALDHRLHTGETVPVPRPRPTSWRGSRRAWWQIALQRA; this is encoded by the coding sequence ATGACCTATCGTTCCTGGGGCGACCCTGCCCTGCCCGACGACTGCGACATTCCCGCCGAGGTGGTCACGGTCGGCCGGGTTGCCAGGGATGTGCTGAGTGTCGTGTTGCGACCTTCGCGCCGGTGGCGAGGGTTCGGCGCGGGCCAGTACGTGCGGCTCGCCGCGCGGGTCGAGGGGGCACGGCGCACCCGGTGCTACCCGCTGGCCGGCTCGCAGCACCGCGCGGACGGGCGAATCGAGTTGGCCGTGCAGGTGGGTGGGAATCGTTGCCTTTCCCGGCACCTGGAGCGGGTCCGTCCGGGCGCGGTGCTCGAACTGTCCCGTGCCCGGGGCGGTTTCACGCTGCCGAAACGTCGGCCGCGGCATCTCCTGCTGATCGGGGCGGAGTGTGGAATCGTGCCGTTGCTGTCGATGCTGCGCACGCTGGCCGACGAATGTCATACCGGAGCCGTGGCCCTGCTGCACTACGCCGGCGCCGACGGTGAGGTCCCGTACCGCGAGGAACTGGTACGGCTGCGCGACACCTGCCCCGGTTTCCAGGTCTCGTACGCCCACCCGGACCGGCACGGCCCGTTCAGCCCGGCGCACCTGCTCGCCGCGGCACCGTGGTACCCGGAGGCGGAGACCTACCTGTGCGCCGGCGCCGTGCTGAACGATGCCGTGCGCCGGATGTACCGGGACACGGCGCTCGACCACCGGCTACACACCGGGGAGACCGTCCCGGTCCCGCGCCCCCGGCCCACGTCCTGGCGCGGGTCGCGAAGGGCCTGGTGGCAGATCGCCTTGCAGCGGGCATGA